A part of Emys orbicularis isolate rEmyOrb1 chromosome 13, rEmyOrb1.hap1, whole genome shotgun sequence genomic DNA contains:
- the LOC135888481 gene encoding cytochrome P450 2C5-like, which translates to MDAGLAGILSLFLILSTMCFMLWKNNWKRDQLPPGPAPWFLLGNLWQKDVLPLNKSYQKLCKKYGPVFTVWLGPKPAVVLCGYEAVRDALVGHAEEFGGRGAIAIHERVTDGYGLVTGSEKKWRELRRFTIATLRDFGMGKKTMAQRVQEEAQYLVEAVADMEGEAFDPISSVRHAVSNVVCAVVFGTRFSYKDEAFLELLGMMGNYSHYFISPFAQVYNTFPGIMRYLPGPHNKVFNESEKLKNFIRKRIDSHKRTLEPSCPRDYIDCFLIKSETGKSTSGDVFSDENLLMAVFDLFGAGTVSTANTLLFFFLVMAKFPQIQARVQQEIEKVVGATHAPSMEDRVRMPYTNAVIHEMQRSQKGQSENFPRAVTRRTEFRGYTIPQGTAVIPVFRSVHSDPKHWETPEEFNPGHFLDEKGEFRPNEAFMPFSAGKRMCPGEGLARMELFLFFSTLLQNFTFKLATDPKEMDILSLWVDYQNKGPYCKFHVIRR; encoded by the exons ATGGATGCTGGACTGGCTGGGATCCTGAGTCTCTTTTTAATCCTCTCCACCATGTGCTTCATGCTTTGGAAAAACAACTGGAAACGAGACCAGCTCCCTCCAGGACCAGCCCCGTGGTTCCTTCTGGGCAACCTGTGGCAGAAAGATGTTCTGCCCCTGAACAAATCCTACCAGAAG CTCTGCAAGAAGTATGGTCCAGTGTTCACCGTCTGGCTTGGCCCAAAACCGGCTGTGGTGCTCTGCGGGTATGAGGCGGTGAGAGACGCTTTGGTGGGTCACGCTGAAGAATTTGGTGGACGCGGTGCCATTGCCATTCATGAGAGAGTGACGGACGGATACG GGCTCGTCACTGGTAGTGAGAAGAAATGGAGAGAGCTCCGCAGGTTCACAATCGCTACACTGCGGGATtttgggatggggaagaagaCAATGGCACAgcgggtgcaggaggaggctcagtaTTTGGTGGAGGCAGTGGCAGACATGGAAG GTGAGGCGTTCGATCCCATATCCAGCGTCAGGCACGCTGTTTCTAACGTGGTTTGCGCCGTTGTCTTTGGGACTCGTTTCAGCTACAAAGACGAGGCCTTTTTGGAGCTGTTGGGCATGATGGGGAACTACAGCCATTATTTCATCTCTCCCTTCGCACAG GTGTACAACACCTTTCCTGGCATCATGCGTTACCTGCCGGGACCACACAACAAGGTCTTCAATGAAAGTGAGAAGTTGAAGAACTTCATCCGAAAAAGGATTGACTCTCACAAGCGGACCCTGGAGCCAAGCTGTCCCCGGGACTACATTGACTGTTTCCTTATCAAGTCAGAGACG GGAAAGAGCACGTCAGGGGATGTATTCAGCGATGAAAACCTGCTCATGGCAGTGTTTGACCTCTTTGGTGCTGGGACAGTGAGCACTGCCAATACCCTGTTGTTCTTCTTCTTGGTGATGGCAAAGTTCCCACAAATTCAAG CCAGGGTCCAGCAGGAGATCGAGAAGGTGGTGGGGGCGACCCATGCCCCCAGCATGGAGGACCGGGTGAGGATGCCGTACACCAACGCAGTGATCCATGAGATGCAGCGCAGCCAGAAAGGGCAGAGCGAGAACTTCCCCCGGGCAGTGACTCGGCGCACAGAGTTCCGGGGCTACACCATCCCCCAG GGCACAGCTGTTATTCCAGTGTTCAGGTCTGTGCATTCAGACCCAAAGCACTGGGAGACTCCAGAAGAGTTTAACCCAGGTCATTTCTTGGACGAGAAGGGGGAATTTAGGCCAAACGAGGcctttatgcctttctctgcag GAAAGCGGATGTGCCCAGGGGAGGGTCTGGCCCGGATGGAGCTGTTTCTCTTCTTCAGCACACTGCTACAGAACTTCACCTTCAAGCTAGCGACCGATCCCAAAGAGATGGACATATTGTCTCTGTGGGTGGACTACCAGAACAAGGGGCCATACTGTAAATTCCACGTCATCAGGCGCTAA